Proteins encoded by one window of Lepeophtheirus salmonis chromosome 10, UVic_Lsal_1.4, whole genome shotgun sequence:
- the LOC121125559 gene encoding uncharacterized protein — translation MCSCLNPQRVKYAGNAIGISTILGESLLFLAYGYYYYVHWKKFEKTPWAYPKFDIGTSIAVVITFLSLMTCNVCLMFGIAKSKIVYIVPWMVMHAALFIEAVVTCIIFLFSNTSSDGINVPSLISSMVVIYIFIAFFLVKILLVNIFSNNASNFLGSDSREQFLEMGSYAGTSPRLSCFAPNSLHPPIITTVRSASIC, via the exons ATGTGTAGTTGCTTGAATCCTCAACGTGTCAAATATGCTGGAAATGCCATTGGCATTTCGACAATCCTTGGAGAATCTCTTCTGTTCTTAGCTTATGGATATTACTACTATGTCCATTGGAAAAA GTTTGAAAAGACTCCTTGGGCCTACCCTAAGTTTGACATTGGAACCTCCATTGCCGTCGTTATTACATTCCTTTCCCTCATGACCTGTAATGTCTGTCTTATGTTTGGAATTGCCAAGtctaaaattgtatatattgtcCCATGGATGGTAATGCACGCGGCTCTATTTATCGAAGCCGTTGTCACATGCATTATTTTCCTCTTTTCAAACACAAGCTCAGATGGG aTTAATGTTCCGTCTCTCATCTCCTCAATGGTGGTCATCTACATCTTCATAGCTTTTTTCCTCGTTAAAATCCTTCTAGTCAATATATTTTCGAATAATGCCAGCAATTTCCTGGGTAGTGATTCAAGGGAACAGTTCCTGGAAATGGGTAGTTATGCAGGAACCTCCCCTCGACTCTCTTGTTTTGCGCCAAACTCTTTGCATCCTCCAATTATTACGACTGTTCGATCTGCTAgtatatgttaa